A stretch of the Pseudopipra pipra isolate bDixPip1 chromosome 11, bDixPip1.hap1, whole genome shotgun sequence genome encodes the following:
- the LOC135420366 gene encoding putative protein-lysine deacylase ABHD14B produces the protein MATPRLTESTVTVQGQTLFYRQAEPAQAAPRLTVLLLHGIRFSSDTWLQVGTLAALAENGYRAVAIDLPGLGRSKDAVAPALVGQPAPAEFLKAVSEALCLGPAVVISPSLSGMYSLPFLLEHSHLVKAYVPVAPICTDKFTAEQYAQIKTPTLIVYGDQDVELGETSLNNLRHLPEHQVLMLQGAGHPCYLDKPNEWHRGLLAFLQQLV, from the exons ATGGCCACCCCACGGCTCACTGAGAGCACCGTCACCGTGCAAGGACAGACCCTGTTCTACCGCCAGGCTGAGCCCGCCCAGGCGGCGCCGAGGCTGacggtgctgctgctgcacggCATCCGCTTCTCCTCCGACACCTGGCTGCAGGTGGGGACGCTCGCCGCACTGGCCGAAAACGGCTACCGAGCCGTGGCCATCGACCTGCCGG ggctggggcGCTCCAAGGATGCCGTGGCCCCAGCGCTCGTGGGCCAGCCAGCGCCGGCAGAATTCCTGAAGGCGGTTTCGGAGGCTCTGTGCCTTGGTCCAGCTGTGGTGATCAGCCCATCGCTCAGCGGCATGTactccctgcccttcctcctAGAGCACAGCCACCTGGTCAAGGCATATGTACCTGTGGCACCCATCTGCACTGACAAATTCACGGCGGAGCAGTATGCCCAGATCAAA ACCCCCACGCTGATCGTGTATGGGGACCAGGACGTGGAGCTGGGGGAGACCAGCCTGAACAACCTGCGGCACCTCCCTGAGCATCAGGTGCTGATGCTGCAGGGTGCTGGACACCCCTGCTACCTGGACAAGCCCAATGAGTGGCACCGTGGACTCCTGgccttcctgcagcagctggtgtgA
- the LOC135420365 gene encoding protein ABHD14A-like: MLLARSRLALLLLGALLTFLLYLLLPAARHGQRSRPDEGKRGRRAANGTARTGMAAGEPPVFYREVPAGTAGPGRPDVLFLHGQVFTSKTWEALGTLALLAGEGYRAVAIDLPGYGDSPPVEMVVTAQGRVAFLDHVLQELGMRRPVLVSPSMSGRFSLPFLLEHGDWLSGFVPIAPVGTKDYTAEQYRRVQTPTLILYGDRDTGLAPQALQNLQHLPEHHVVILPGAGHACYLDKPEDFHWALLGFLRQLK, encoded by the exons ATGCTGCTGGCCCGCAGCCGCCTGGCGCTGCTGCTCCTCGGGGCGCTCCTCACCTTCCTCCTGtacctcctcctcccagccgCCCGGCACGGGCAGCGCTCCCGGCCTGACGAGGGGAAGAGGGGCCGGCGGGCGGCCAACGGCACGGCGAGGACGGGGATGGCTGCGGGAGAGCCCCCCGTCTTCTACAGGGAGGTTCCCGCAGGAACTGCCGGCCCCGGGAG GCCTGATGTCCTGTTCCTGCACGGCCAGGTGTTCACCTCCAAGACGTGGGAGGCCTTGGGCACGCTGGCGCTGCTCGCTGGAGAAGGGTACCGTGCAGTCGCAATAGATCTGCCCG GCTACGGGGATTCGCCCCCAGTGGAGATGGTAGtgacagcacagggcagagtgGCTTTCCTGGACCATgttctccaggagctgggcaTGCGGAGGCCCGTTCTTGTGAGCCCCTCCATGAGTGGCCGcttttccctgcccttcctgctggaGCATGGGGACTGGCTGTCCGGCTTCGTGCCCATTGCGCCCGTGGGCACCAAGGACTACACTGCTGAGCAGTACCGGCGGGTCCAG ACGCCCACCCTGATCCTGTACGGTGACCGCGACACAGGCCTGGCTCCCCAGGCCCTGCAGAacctccagcacctccctgagCACCATGTAGTCATCCTGCCTGGTGCTGGCCATGCCTGCTACCTGGACAAGCCTGAGGATTTccactgggctctgctgggcttccTGCGCCAGCTGAAGTGA
- the PCBP4 gene encoding poly(rC)-binding protein 4, translating to MASPDGVSGVGGSPEETELSITLTLRMLMHGKEIGSIIGKKGETVKRIREQSSARITISEGSCPERITTITGSTDAVFRAVSMIAFKLEEDLGVGSDGVAAGRAPVTLRLVIPASQCGSLIGKAGSKIREIRESTGAQVQVAGDLLPNSTERAVTVSGVPDTIIQCVRQICAVILESPPKGATIPYHPGLSLGTILLSANQGFSMQGQYSGVSPAEVTKLQQLSGHTLPFAPLGHTPAMMPGLDASSQSSSQEFLVPNDLIGCIIGRHGSKISEIRQMSGAHIKIGNQTEGSSERHVTITGTPVSITLAQYLITACLETAKSTSQVPPGPGSMDLGMGFSQPLAPGSGAALPAVAPAPPALLGTPYAISLSNFIGLKPVSFLALSPSSVAGPNGGTATYTTKISAANGTKKADRQKFSPY from the exons ATGGCATCGCCGGATGGAGTCAGCGGCGTGGGCGGCAGCCCTGAGGAGACGGAGCTCAGCATCACCCTGACCCTCCGCATGCTCATGCACGGCAAG GAGATCGGCAGCATCATTGGCAAG AAAGGAGAGACTGTTAAGAGGATACGAGAGCAG AGCAGCGCACGCATCACCATCTCAGAGGGGTCCTGCCCCGAGCGCATCACCACCATCACCGGCTCCACTGATGCCGTCTTCCGAGCCGTCTCCATGATCGCCTTCAAGCTGGAGGAG GACCTGGGAGTAGGGAGCGATGGGgtggcagcaggcagagcaccGGTGACCCTGCGACTTGTCATCCCAGCCAGCCAGTGCGGCTCCCTCATCGGCAAGGCAGGATCTAAGATCCGGGAGATCCGGGAG AGCACGGGGGCACAGGTGCAGGTGGCTGGCGACCTGCTGCCCAACTCCACGGAACGGGCCGTCACCGTCTCAGGAGTGCCAGACACCATCATCCAGTGCGTGAGGCAGATCTGCGCCGTCATCCTGGAG TCACCTCCGAAGGGGGCCACCATACCCTACCACCCTGGCCTCtccctgggcaccatcctgctcTCTGCCAACCAG GGCTTCTCCATGCAAGGCCAGTACAGTGGGGTCTCTCCTGCAGAG gtgacaaagctgcagcagctgtcagGGCACACGCTCCCCTTCGCCCCCCTGGGCCATACACCTGCCATGATGCCAG GCCTGGATgccagctcccagagcagctcccaggagtTCCTGGTGCCCAACGAC CTCATCGGCTGCATCATCGGCCGGCACGGCAGCAAGATCAGCGAGATCAGGCAGATGTCGGGCGCCCACATCAAGATTGGGAACCAGACTGAGGGCTCCAGCGAGCGGCACGTGACCATCACGGGGACCCCCGTCAGCATCACCCTGGCTCAGTACCTCATCACAGCCTG CTTAGAGACGGCTAAATCTACCTCCCAGGTGCCACCAGGCCCTGGCTCCATGGACCTCGGCATGGGTTTCTCCCAGCCTCTCGCCCCGGGCTCTGGCGCAGCGCTTCCCGCCGTTGCACCggcccctccagccctgctgggcacCCCCTACGCCATCTCCCTCTCCAACTTCATCGGCCTGAAGCCGGTGTCCTTCCTGGCACTGTCCCCGTCCTCTGTGGCGGGTCCCAACGGCGGCACCGCCACCTACACGACCAAGATCTCAGCGGCCAACGGCACCAAGAAAGCTGACCGGCAGAAGTTCTCGCCCTACTGA
- the ACY1 gene encoding aminoacylase-1 isoform X1, which yields MAPGKPGKSTGASENSSVTLFREYLRIDTVHPKPDYDAAVRFLERVGTDLGLACQKVEVCQGHVVLILTWQGTNPRLRSILLNSHTDVVPVFEEHWTYPPFEAVKDSQGNIYARGAQDMKCVSIQYLEAIRRLKAEGKSFARTIHLTFVPDEEVGGHKGMEMFVQRPEFKALNVGFAMDEGLASPSDTFSVFYGEKSPWWIKVKCMGSPGHGSRFISNTAAEKMQKVINSFLAFRESEKQRLKTDSSLTLGDVTSLNMTMLEGGVSFNVVPSEMAASFDIRIPPTVDLKAFEEQVAKWCRGAGDGVTYEFHQKCMDQHITSTDESDPWWKAFSGVCRDMKLQLKLEIFPAATDSRYIRAAGHPAIGFSPMNRTPVLLHDHNEFLNEQVFLRGIEIYARLLSALASVPPLPAEG from the exons ATGGCACCTGGGAAGCCTGGGAAGAGCACAGGGGCCTCGGAGAACTCCTCGGTTACGCTTTTCCGGGAGTACCTGAGGATTGACACTGTCCACCCCAAACCTGACTATG ATGCGGCTGTCCGATTTCTGGAGCGTGTTGGCACCGACTTGGGCTTGGCCTGCCAAAAAGTGGAG GTGTGCCAGGGCCATGTGGTGCTGATCCTGACCTGGCAGGGCACGAATCCCCGCCTGCGCTCCATCCTCCTCAACTCCCACACCGATGTCGTGCCCGTCTTTGAG GAGCACTGGACTTACCCACCCTTCGAGGCTGTTAAGGACTCGCAAGGCAACATCTATGCCCGAGGTGCCCAGGATATGAAGTGTGTCTCCATCCA GTACCTTGAGGCCATCCGGAGGCTGAAGGCAGAGGGAAAGTCTTTTGCCCGCACCATCCACCTCACCTTTGTGCCTG ATGAGGAGGTGGGTGGACACAAGGGCATGGAGATGTTCGTGCAGCGCCCCGAGTTCAAAGCACTCAACGTGGGCTTTGCCATGGATGAGG GCCTGGCCAGCCCATCTGACACCTTCAGTGTCTTCTATGGCGAGAAGAGCCCGTGGT GGATAAAGGTGAAGTGCATGGGTAGCCCCGGACATGGGTCCCGCTTCATCAGCAACACGGCGGCCGAGAAGATG CAAAAAGTCATCAACTCCTTCCTGGCCTTCAGGGAGAGCGAGAAGCAGAG GCTCAAGACTGACTCAAGCCTGACCCTGGGGGACGTCACCTCGCTCAACATGACCATGCTGGAGGGGGGTGTCTCCTTCAACGTGGTGCCCTCAGAGATGGCTGCCAGCTTTGACATCCGCATCCCACCCACTGTGGACCTAAAG GCCTTCGAGGAGCAGGTGGCCAAGTGGTGCCGTGGTGCTGGGGATGGTGTCACTTATGAGTTTCACCAG AAATGCATGGACCAACACATAACCTCCACTGACGAGTCGGACCCATGGTGGAAGGCCTTCAGTGGGGTCTGTAGGGACAT GAAACTGCAGCTCAAGCTTGAGATCTTCCCGGCTGCCACCGACAGCCGCTACATCCGAGCG GCAGGACACCCGGCTATCGGCTTCTCGCCCATGAACCGCACGCCAGTGCTGCTCCACGACCACAACGAGTTCCTCAACGAGCAAGTCTTCCTGCGGGGCATCGAGATCTACGCCCGCCTCCTGAGCGCCCTGGCCTCGGTGCCCCCGCTGCCTGCCGAGGGCTGA
- the LOC135420364 gene encoding probable G-protein coupled receptor translates to MASRTGPNTTDSPELLSVPEYSIAQEVVGLFCMILLTLTALVANTVVLVVILKTPLFRKFIFVCHLCVVDLLSAIFLMPLGIISSSSCFNRVIYSIAECKALIFLNICFISASILTIAIISVERYYYIVHPLRYEVKMTIRLAVAGVIFIWVKSALITILALVAWPQGNGATSASRCTVYWSPGAHKKVFVILFSITCFFLPTIIILAVYSSIYRVARTVSLQQAPVPVPAQAVAPRHRCDSIASQVTIIIARILPLPKLIPDRLLGSNKAILTLVLIVGQFLCCWLPFFAFYLHSSVTVGTLGGGHGEMVVTWIAYSSFAINPFFYGLLNRQIREELARLRRSCLNRPLAQELCLSISEASVQENFLQFLQRATCTLETHTSCISPSPRNRLDQTTTGFPLPGQVPEQSS, encoded by the coding sequence ATGGCGAGCCGAACAGGGCCAAACACCACggacagcccagagctgctctccgTCCCCGAGTACTCCATTGCCCAGGAGGTGGTGGGCCTCTTCTGCATGATCCTGCTCACCCTCACTGCCCTGGTGGCCAACACCGTGGTGTTGGTCGTCATTCTGAAAACCCCCCTTTTCAGGAAGTTCATCTTCGTCTGCCACCTCTGTGTGGTCGATCTCCTCTCTGCCATTTTCCTCATGCCCCTGGGAAtcatctccagctcctcctgcttcAACAGGGTGATCTACAGCATTGCCGAGTGCAAGGCCTTGATATTCCTGAATATCTGTTTCATCAGTGCTTCCATTCTCACCATTGCCATCATCAGTGTGGAGAGGTACTACTACATCGTCCACCCCCTGAGGTATGAGGTCAAGATGACCATCAGGTTGGCAGTGGCTGGAGTGATCTTCATTTGGGTCAAGTCTGCTCTCATCACTATCTTGGCACTGGTGGCATGGCCTCAAGGCAACGGGGCCACCAGCGCCAGCCGCTGCACAGTCTACTGGAGCCCTGGGGCCCACAAGAAGGTTTTTGTGATCCTCTTCAGCATCACCTGCTTTTTTCTGCCCACCATCATCATCCTTGCTGTCTACAGCAGCATCTACCGTGTGGCCCGAACTGTGTCCCTACAGCAGGcgccagtgccagtgccagcacaggcagtTGCACCCAGACACCGATGCGACTCCATCGCCAGCCAAGTGACCATCATCATTGCCAGGATCCTGCCGCTGCCCAAGCTGATCCCAGATCGCCTTTTGGGAAGTAACAAGGCCATCCTCACCTTGGTCCTCATTGTGGGACAGTTCTTGTGCTGCTGGCTGCCCTTCTTTGCTTTCTACTTGCACTCCTCTGTCACTGTTGGCACTCTGGGTGGTGGGCATGGGGAGATGGTGGTCACCTGGATTGCCTACTCCTCCTTTGCCATCAATCCCTTCTTCTATGGGCTGCTGAACCGCCAGATCCGTGAAGAGCTGGCCCGGCTCCGGCGCAGCTGTCTCAACCGGCCGctggctcaggagctctgtctTTCCATCTCAGAGGCTTCTGTCCAGGAAAACTTCTTGCAGTTCCTCCAGAGAGCAACTTGCACGCTGGAGACCCACACCAGCTGCATCAGCCCCAGCCCCCGGAACAGGCTGGACCAGACCACAACAGGCTTCCCCCTCCCAGGTCAAGttcctgagcagagcagctga
- the ACY1 gene encoding aminoacylase-1 isoform X2, with the protein MAPGKPGKSTGASENSSVTLFREYLRIDTVHPKPDYDAAVRFLERVGTDLGLACQKVEEHWTYPPFEAVKDSQGNIYARGAQDMKCVSIQYLEAIRRLKAEGKSFARTIHLTFVPDEEVGGHKGMEMFVQRPEFKALNVGFAMDEGLASPSDTFSVFYGEKSPWWIKVKCMGSPGHGSRFISNTAAEKMQKVINSFLAFRESEKQRLKTDSSLTLGDVTSLNMTMLEGGVSFNVVPSEMAASFDIRIPPTVDLKAFEEQVAKWCRGAGDGVTYEFHQKCMDQHITSTDESDPWWKAFSGVCRDMKLQLKLEIFPAATDSRYIRAAGHPAIGFSPMNRTPVLLHDHNEFLNEQVFLRGIEIYARLLSALASVPPLPAEG; encoded by the exons ATGGCACCTGGGAAGCCTGGGAAGAGCACAGGGGCCTCGGAGAACTCCTCGGTTACGCTTTTCCGGGAGTACCTGAGGATTGACACTGTCCACCCCAAACCTGACTATG ATGCGGCTGTCCGATTTCTGGAGCGTGTTGGCACCGACTTGGGCTTGGCCTGCCAAAAAGTGGAG GAGCACTGGACTTACCCACCCTTCGAGGCTGTTAAGGACTCGCAAGGCAACATCTATGCCCGAGGTGCCCAGGATATGAAGTGTGTCTCCATCCA GTACCTTGAGGCCATCCGGAGGCTGAAGGCAGAGGGAAAGTCTTTTGCCCGCACCATCCACCTCACCTTTGTGCCTG ATGAGGAGGTGGGTGGACACAAGGGCATGGAGATGTTCGTGCAGCGCCCCGAGTTCAAAGCACTCAACGTGGGCTTTGCCATGGATGAGG GCCTGGCCAGCCCATCTGACACCTTCAGTGTCTTCTATGGCGAGAAGAGCCCGTGGT GGATAAAGGTGAAGTGCATGGGTAGCCCCGGACATGGGTCCCGCTTCATCAGCAACACGGCGGCCGAGAAGATG CAAAAAGTCATCAACTCCTTCCTGGCCTTCAGGGAGAGCGAGAAGCAGAG GCTCAAGACTGACTCAAGCCTGACCCTGGGGGACGTCACCTCGCTCAACATGACCATGCTGGAGGGGGGTGTCTCCTTCAACGTGGTGCCCTCAGAGATGGCTGCCAGCTTTGACATCCGCATCCCACCCACTGTGGACCTAAAG GCCTTCGAGGAGCAGGTGGCCAAGTGGTGCCGTGGTGCTGGGGATGGTGTCACTTATGAGTTTCACCAG AAATGCATGGACCAACACATAACCTCCACTGACGAGTCGGACCCATGGTGGAAGGCCTTCAGTGGGGTCTGTAGGGACAT GAAACTGCAGCTCAAGCTTGAGATCTTCCCGGCTGCCACCGACAGCCGCTACATCCGAGCG GCAGGACACCCGGCTATCGGCTTCTCGCCCATGAACCGCACGCCAGTGCTGCTCCACGACCACAACGAGTTCCTCAACGAGCAAGTCTTCCTGCGGGGCATCGAGATCTACGCCCGCCTCCTGAGCGCCCTGGCCTCGGTGCCCCCGCTGCCTGCCGAGGGCTGA